A portion of the Alphaproteobacteria bacterium genome contains these proteins:
- a CDS encoding cell division protein FtsQ/DivIB, producing the protein MRLIPKIGASKSKGTRRPPVHRRRRRMIAAGVYVTGIAAMTGGAWHLSANGWIDARMSALGAAALDATANAGLRVDDVVLSGRQNADAAEILAALDVERGSPIFAMDMNAARDRIESMGWVRSAEIARRLPDIVFVRVVERQPLAIWQHDGQAALVDRFGKTIQRSGLDAFAHLPLIVGDGAPEHAAQLIDLLQTYPAVAKAIEAAVRVSERRWNLRLRNGIDVRLPEQNISAALTRLDDFQREHALLDRDVVAVDLRVPDRLIVRVGRDSAPRPKAEGKDT; encoded by the coding sequence ATGCGATTGATCCCGAAGATCGGCGCTTCGAAAAGCAAAGGCACCCGGCGGCCTCCCGTTCATCGCCGTCGGCGGCGGATGATCGCGGCTGGGGTCTATGTCACGGGCATCGCCGCGATGACCGGCGGCGCTTGGCATTTGTCCGCAAACGGCTGGATTGACGCGCGGATGAGCGCGCTCGGCGCCGCCGCTCTGGACGCCACGGCGAATGCCGGACTCCGCGTGGATGATGTCGTCCTCAGCGGTCGGCAGAATGCAGATGCAGCCGAGATTCTCGCGGCACTGGATGTCGAGCGCGGCTCTCCCATTTTCGCAATGGACATGAATGCTGCGCGCGACCGGATCGAATCCATGGGCTGGGTTCGATCGGCGGAAATCGCGCGTCGCCTGCCGGATATCGTGTTCGTCCGTGTTGTCGAGCGTCAGCCGCTGGCCATCTGGCAGCATGACGGTCAGGCCGCGCTGGTGGATCGCTTTGGCAAAACCATCCAACGCTCCGGCCTGGACGCCTTCGCACATCTGCCCCTGATCGTGGGCGACGGCGCACCCGAACACGCCGCGCAGCTGATCGACCTTCTGCAAACCTATCCGGCCGTCGCCAAGGCCATCGAAGCGGCGGTCCGCGTCTCCGAGCGTCGTTGGAACCTGCGGCTGCGCAACGGGATCGACGTGCGGTTGCCCGAACAGAACATCTCCGCCGCCCTGACCCGGCTCGATGACTTCCAGCGCGAGCACGCCCTGCTCGACCGGGACGTTGTCGCCGTCGATCTGCGGGTTCCGGACAGATTGATCGTCCGCGTCGGCCGCGATAGCGCACCCCGGCCGAAAGCCGAGGGGAAAGACACATGA